A stretch of the Uranotaenia lowii strain MFRU-FL chromosome 3, ASM2978415v1, whole genome shotgun sequence genome encodes the following:
- the LOC129757803 gene encoding serine-arginine protein 55-like: MESSRVYVGRLPRGVRERDLERFFEGYGRTREILLRNGYGFVEFEDYRDADDAVHELNGRKLLGERVIVEPARARGGRRERDRRGGRFEKSSSRFGPPLRTKYRLVVENLSSRVNWQDLKDYMRKAGEVTYADAHNQRMNEGVVEFATHSDMRNAIERLDDTELNGRRIRLVDDRGGRGGGGRGRSRSSPSRSRSRSRRRSPVSRSRSRSPRRRSKNRSVSKSKKMSKSPEKSRSPSRTRSKKYRESKSAEKSRSRSVSRSRSIKNRESDVKSKSRSRSPKRDRDSRSPKRDRDSRSPKRDRDSRSSKRDRDSRSPKRGRDVSRSRSRSKSESRSRSRSRSKSKEHKSRSRSRSYSRSRSNSRGTRDRSRSVDKDRKSRSASPQKNDHSPDRNGSMED, from the coding sequence ATGGAAAGTTCCAGGGTCTACGTAGGAAGATTGCCACGCGGTGTCCGTGAACGTGATTTGGAAAGGTTTTTCGAGGGCTACGGTAGAACTCGGGAAATTTTGCTAAGGAACGGATACGGCTTTGTCGAATTTGAGGATTATCGTGATGCTGATGATGCGGTACATGAGCTGAACGGGAGAAAACTGTTGGGTGAAAGAGTGATTGTGGAACCTGCCCGAGCTCGTGGAGGCCGCCGTGAACGAGATCGCCGTGGAGGTCGCTTTGAAAAATCAAGCTCTCGCTTTGGACCTCCGCTGCGTACCAAGTACCGATTGGTTGTCGAAAATCTATCATCTCGTGTCAACTGGCAAGACCTGAAGGATTATATGCGCAAGGCAGGTGAAGTCACTTATGCTGATGCCCATAATCAGCGCATGAATGAGGGTGTTGTAGAGTTTGCCACACATTCGGATATGAGAAATGCCATCGAGAGATTAGATGATACGGAGTTGAACGGTCGTCGCATCCGTTTGGTCGATGATAGAGGCGGCCGAGGAGGAGGTGGCCGTGGACGTTCTCGATCGTCTCCAAGTCGATCGCGATCAAGATCCCGTCGTCGTTCGCCTGTGTCGCGGTCTCGCTCAAGATCGCCGCGTAGACGTTCGAAGAATCGCAGTGTATCCAAATccaagaaaatgtcgaagtcaCCTGAAAAATCACGGTCGCCATCTCGCACCCGCTCCAAGAAATATCGTGAATCGAAGTCAGCAGAAAAGTCCCGTTCACGTTCTGTGTCCCGTTCCCGCTCTATCAAGAACCGTGAAAGTGACGTCAAATCGAAGTCCCGATCACGCTCACCAAAACGCGATCGTGATTCTCGTTCCCCAAAACGTGATCGTGATTCTCGTTCGCCGAAACGTGATCGCGATTCTCGTTCATCCAAGCGCGATCGCGATTCTCGTTCTCCTAAACGTGGCCGGGATGTTTCCCGTTCCCGATCACGTTCCAAGTCCGAAAGCCGTTCGCGCTCCCGGTCTCGCTCCAAATCCAAGGAACACAAGTCACGTTCTCGCTCGAGATCTTATTCCCGTTCGCGATCCAACTCTCGAGGAACACGTGATCGTTCGCGCTCGGTCGACAAGGACCGCAAATCCCGTTCGGCATCGCCGCAGAAAAACGATCACTCACCAGATCGCAACGGAAGCATGGAGGATTAA